From the genome of Polyangiaceae bacterium, one region includes:
- a CDS encoding FAD-dependent oxidoreductase encodes MHNDSKRGPGGMKKLAGPESATTTRGGVKRRDFLNGMLIGASGIFLGSSAIGCSDDPAVAKLPLGNDKVHEYEICHQIRDGKMWDIPAASGDLYDCIIIGSGISGLVSAWKLTKRGVTNLLILEKDAIGGMSQQDGDPAHPFAQAAAYTVYPYNDNLIEIYTDLGVVTGVDMDGYPIVDEKYIIGEPANNVMMGGKIIDDGWQAGLDSLPLPANVITDLKACVDDMKAWYDYVGMDGLYAFDTPSDASTADADVRALDNLTFLDYVKSKGWDPAVSEFFDRYIRSALGATHDTVSAWAVLNFMGSEFQPAMSQPGGNAYLAKGLAAKVGESKIKTGAVVVRAKTEGMEVHVTYLENGAATTIRAKTAICAAPLYIARHLLPDLAAAGRMEGKDFMYTPYIVAQVHVNKTPAGLAYDNWAHGDYIFTDVIVADWAGQSDPKSASLDRPNVLSIYTPLFGPTARTDLQTKPFEEYEKLILDDLERLIPGIGKTVTQFDIYRWGHAMLSATKGFIFSKSRVDSQKPIGLISFACHDVDGLPAFENAVGAAFRAQEEVAMVLGLP; translated from the coding sequence ATGCACAATGATTCGAAACGAGGCCCCGGAGGCATGAAAAAACTTGCCGGACCAGAATCGGCGACCACAACCCGAGGTGGTGTCAAGCGCCGAGATTTTTTGAACGGCATGCTCATCGGCGCTTCGGGCATTTTTCTAGGTAGCTCCGCCATCGGATGCAGCGATGACCCCGCAGTCGCAAAGCTTCCATTGGGCAACGACAAAGTGCACGAGTACGAGATCTGCCATCAAATACGTGATGGCAAAATGTGGGACATTCCTGCAGCATCAGGCGATCTTTACGATTGCATCATCATCGGCAGCGGAATCAGCGGGCTCGTTTCTGCATGGAAACTCACCAAACGTGGCGTCACGAATCTCTTGATTTTGGAGAAAGATGCGATTGGCGGTATGTCTCAGCAAGACGGCGACCCCGCGCATCCATTCGCGCAGGCAGCGGCGTATACGGTATATCCATACAATGATAACCTCATCGAAATCTATACGGATCTCGGGGTGGTCACTGGCGTCGACATGGACGGCTATCCCATCGTCGATGAGAAATACATCATCGGCGAGCCTGCGAATAACGTGATGATGGGTGGGAAAATCATTGACGATGGATGGCAAGCGGGTCTCGATTCCCTGCCCCTTCCGGCCAACGTCATTACAGATTTGAAGGCATGTGTCGACGACATGAAGGCTTGGTACGATTACGTCGGCATGGATGGGTTGTACGCGTTCGATACTCCATCCGATGCATCGACGGCGGATGCGGATGTGCGAGCGCTCGATAATTTGACATTTCTCGATTACGTCAAGAGCAAGGGGTGGGATCCTGCCGTTTCGGAATTCTTCGATCGCTACATTCGATCGGCGCTGGGGGCGACGCACGACACGGTATCGGCGTGGGCGGTCTTGAACTTCATGGGTTCGGAGTTCCAACCGGCGATGTCGCAGCCCGGTGGAAATGCCTATCTGGCGAAAGGACTCGCGGCGAAGGTGGGCGAGTCGAAGATCAAAACGGGTGCGGTCGTCGTTCGAGCCAAGACCGAAGGCATGGAGGTGCACGTTACGTATTTGGAGAATGGCGCAGCGACGACGATTCGCGCGAAAACTGCAATTTGCGCGGCTCCGCTCTACATCGCGCGGCACCTTTTGCCCGACCTTGCCGCGGCGGGGCGAATGGAGGGCAAAGACTTCATGTATACGCCCTACATCGTGGCGCAAGTTCACGTGAACAAAACGCCCGCGGGTCTCGCGTACGACAATTGGGCACACGGCGATTACATCTTTACCGACGTCATCGTCGCGGATTGGGCCGGGCAAAGCGATCCGAAGAGCGCGTCGCTCGATCGCCCCAATGTGTTATCGATTTACACGCCCCTCTTTGGACCCACGGCAAGAACCGACTTGCAGACGAAGCCGTTCGAGGAGTACGAAAAACTCATTCTCGACGACCTGGAGCGGCTCATTCCTGGCATCGGCAAGACGGTCACTCAATTCGACATCTACCGGTGGGGACACGCGATGCTATCGGCCACGAAGGGTTTTATATTTAGCAAGAGCCGCGTAGATTCGCAAAAGCCGATCGGGCTCATCAGCTTCGCGTGCCACGACGTCGACGGCCTACCTGCATTCGAGAATGCGGTGGGTGCGGCGTTCCGGGCGCAAGAAGAAGTGGCGATGGTTCTCGGTTTGCCATGA
- a CDS encoding ABC transporter ATP-binding protein encodes MALAELKKVVKRFGDVEVVKSLDLSVEKGEFLTLLGPSGCGKTTTLRMIGGFEMPTSGEIWLGGKEVSALPPFKRDVNTVFQSYALFPHMTVRQNVAYGLEQKRLPKAEIERKVNEVLATVRMEAFAGRKPREMSGGQQQRVAVARAIVNSPSILLLDEPLGALDLKLRKEMQFELKTLQRKLEMTFIYVTHDQEEALTMSDRIAVMNAGKIEQIDQPVAIYNRPKTKFVADFIGETNLISGCVVRDGETHHLGIGDGRVAIEPREAIADGKTVWLSIRPEMVTVTKSEAKANGGSLPIALAGEVEETVFVGAAWKTMVRLAHGPKIMATEPPSSHGYLEPGTKVVVGWAPENAVVLEE; translated from the coding sequence GTGGCTCTTGCCGAATTGAAGAAAGTCGTCAAGCGTTTTGGGGACGTCGAAGTCGTCAAGTCGCTCGATTTGTCGGTCGAGAAAGGCGAATTCTTGACGCTGCTCGGGCCGAGTGGTTGCGGAAAAACCACCACGCTCCGGATGATTGGCGGATTCGAGATGCCCACGTCCGGCGAGATATGGCTTGGAGGTAAAGAAGTATCGGCGCTGCCGCCGTTCAAGCGCGATGTGAATACGGTGTTTCAAAGTTACGCGCTTTTCCCGCACATGACGGTGCGGCAAAACGTGGCTTATGGATTGGAACAGAAGCGCCTGCCCAAAGCCGAGATCGAGCGCAAAGTGAACGAAGTGCTCGCGACGGTGCGCATGGAGGCATTTGCTGGGCGCAAGCCGCGGGAAATGTCCGGCGGACAGCAGCAACGCGTCGCTGTCGCTCGTGCCATCGTGAACAGCCCGAGCATTCTGCTCCTCGACGAACCACTCGGTGCGCTCGACCTCAAGCTGCGCAAGGAAATGCAATTCGAATTGAAGACGCTGCAACGAAAGCTCGAGATGACCTTCATCTACGTCACGCACGATCAGGAAGAAGCGCTGACGATGAGCGATCGAATTGCCGTCATGAATGCGGGCAAAATCGAGCAGATTGACCAGCCCGTCGCGATTTACAACCGGCCCAAAACAAAATTCGTCGCAGACTTCATCGGCGAAACCAATCTCATTTCCGGCTGCGTCGTACGCGATGGCGAAACGCACCATCTTGGCATTGGTGACGGGCGGGTTGCCATTGAACCTCGAGAAGCCATTGCCGATGGAAAAACCGTTTGGCTCAGCATTCGACCGGAAATGGTCACGGTGACCAAATCAGAGGCAAAGGCAAATGGTGGTTCGCTTCCGATTGCGCTTGCCGGTGAGGTCGAGGAGACCGTATTCGTTGGTGCTGCGTGGAAGACGATGGTTCGATTGGCTCACGGTCCAAAAATCATGGCCACCGAGCCGCCGTCGTCGCATGGGTATTTGGAGCCTGGAACGAAGGTCGTCGTCGGCTGGGCACCCGAAAATGCTGTCGTGCTCGAGGAATAA
- a CDS encoding SUMF1/EgtB/PvdO family nonheme iron enzyme: MSEMGLAAGTLIGDDFEIVRPLASGGMGSVFVARQRSLNMLRAVKIMNLGLTANPELRERFEREARISALIESDHVVQVIHAGIDPRLGLPWIAMELLDGASLNDYVEKNTPLSHETIALIWSQFCAAIIAAQKAGVVHRDIKPENVFLAKSRLVGVPFIVKVLDFGIAKIVSDNHNNTIQAGSPLYMAPEQMSRNATIANCTDVWAMGLLAFFLFVGKHYWKSAYDENAGTGQIFVEVSGGPIPAASVRAAEYGRASALPPGFDDWFYRCVVRQPEARFVDAAQAAKGLSDLLDRERGPMKSVPDISSTVPGLPAEGAIHNQTVPYDKPAAGSSTVKDAPAGATVRTDVGASVTVTGKPQSSSKLGIAIGAALAVAALIGIAVVATGKKDEDSSKDPPVIAIGNEATKPSANAAAPTAASLVPADMKLRPGMVELPGASFALGEDPGKSETLAPFFVDSTEVTVEAYRKCVAAGACTKAASTIEWAGASAATQQEWSKLCNSGQSNRENHPVNCVTWNQAADYCKFADKRLPTDAEWEYAARGSEGRAFPWGSNPVTAQHANLCDKKCADFASKLGINWAAFDGDDGYEGTAPVGSFPTGATSAGVQDLHGNVAEWTSTELCKTGGDCGEYVVRGGGCQTERTENVTMMTRATKKNDFKSMNIGFRCAVSVQEATRK, from the coding sequence GTGAGCGAGATGGGCCTCGCGGCAGGAACCCTCATCGGTGATGATTTCGAGATCGTCCGGCCGCTTGCATCGGGCGGGATGGGTTCCGTGTTCGTCGCGCGGCAACGCAGCCTCAACATGTTGCGTGCCGTAAAAATCATGAACTTGGGTCTGACGGCGAATCCGGAGCTTCGCGAACGATTCGAGCGTGAAGCGCGCATCAGCGCGCTCATCGAGAGCGACCACGTGGTGCAAGTCATCCATGCGGGCATCGATCCGCGGCTTGGTTTGCCCTGGATTGCGATGGAGCTTCTCGATGGCGCGTCGCTCAACGACTACGTCGAGAAAAACACGCCGCTTTCGCACGAGACGATAGCGCTCATTTGGTCGCAGTTTTGCGCGGCCATCATCGCGGCTCAAAAGGCGGGCGTCGTTCATCGGGACATCAAGCCGGAAAATGTTTTTTTGGCGAAATCGCGCCTCGTTGGGGTGCCCTTCATCGTCAAGGTGCTCGATTTCGGCATTGCGAAAATCGTGTCGGACAATCACAACAACACGATTCAGGCCGGCTCGCCGCTCTACATGGCGCCCGAGCAAATGTCTCGTAATGCGACCATCGCCAATTGCACTGACGTGTGGGCGATGGGGCTCCTCGCGTTTTTCCTCTTCGTCGGCAAACATTATTGGAAATCGGCATACGACGAAAATGCGGGCACGGGGCAGATCTTCGTGGAAGTTTCGGGCGGACCCATTCCTGCCGCGTCGGTGAGGGCAGCGGAATATGGGCGAGCTTCGGCATTGCCTCCGGGCTTCGACGACTGGTTTTACCGCTGCGTCGTGCGTCAGCCCGAAGCGCGCTTCGTGGATGCAGCACAAGCCGCCAAGGGGCTGTCGGATTTGCTCGATCGCGAACGCGGACCCATGAAGAGCGTGCCGGACATATCGTCGACGGTGCCGGGATTGCCTGCCGAGGGCGCCATCCACAATCAAACGGTTCCGTACGACAAACCTGCCGCGGGTTCCAGCACCGTCAAGGATGCGCCCGCGGGAGCGACCGTGCGTACGGACGTGGGCGCATCGGTGACGGTAACGGGCAAGCCGCAATCGTCGAGCAAATTGGGGATTGCCATCGGTGCCGCCTTGGCCGTTGCGGCATTGATTGGCATCGCGGTCGTCGCGACGGGCAAGAAAGACGAGGACAGCTCGAAGGATCCACCGGTCATTGCAATTGGCAACGAGGCGACGAAGCCATCGGCCAATGCAGCGGCTCCCACGGCCGCGTCGCTCGTACCCGCAGACATGAAATTGCGCCCCGGCATGGTGGAATTGCCCGGAGCGTCGTTCGCGCTGGGAGAAGATCCCGGCAAGAGCGAAACGCTCGCTCCATTTTTCGTCGATTCGACGGAGGTGACGGTCGAGGCGTATCGCAAGTGCGTTGCAGCAGGCGCGTGTACGAAGGCGGCTTCGACGATCGAATGGGCCGGGGCGTCCGCGGCGACGCAGCAAGAATGGAGCAAACTCTGCAATAGCGGACAATCGAATCGGGAAAACCATCCGGTCAATTGCGTGACGTGGAATCAGGCCGCCGACTATTGCAAGTTCGCGGACAAACGCCTCCCGACGGATGCCGAGTGGGAATACGCCGCGCGCGGCTCGGAAGGTCGGGCATTCCCGTGGGGATCGAATCCGGTGACGGCGCAACACGCCAATTTGTGCGACAAGAAGTGCGCCGATTTCGCAAGCAAGCTCGGCATCAACTGGGCCGCATTCGATGGCGACGATGGCTACGAAGGTACGGCTCCGGTCGGCTCGTTCCCGACGGGCGCGACCTCCGCAGGCGTACAGGATCTGCACGGAAACGTGGCGGAATGGACGTCGACGGAGCTGTGCAAGACGGGCGGCGATTGCGGTGAATACGTCGTGCGTGGTGGCGGCTGCCAAACCGAACGCACGGAAAACGTCACCATGATGACGCGTGCGACCAAGAAAAACGATTTCAAGTCGATGAACATCGGTTTCCGTTGTGCAGTATCGGTTCAAGAAGCAACGAGGAAATGA